The region AAGGGCTACGGCGGCGAAGTGATCAGCTACAACCGCTACACGGAAAATCGCGAAGAGATCGGCCGGCGGCTCGCCGAAGAGCGCGGTATGACGTTGATTCCACCGTACGACCATCCGCATGTGATCGCGGGGCAGGGCACGGCGGTCAAGGAATTGATCGAAGAAACCGGGCCGCTCGACATGCTGTTCGTTTGCCTCGGCGGCGGCGGCCTGATTGGCGGCAGCGCATTATCGGCGGCGGCATTGAGCCCGGCGTGCACGGTGATCGGCGTCGAGCCCGAAGCGGGTAACGACGGCCAGCAGTCGCTCGCGCGCGGCGAGGTTGTGCATATCGACGCGCCGCGTACGATCGCGGACGGCGCTGCTTCCACCCATCTCGGCGACTATACGTTCGCGATCATCCGGAAGCTGGTCGCGCAAATCGAAACGGTCAGCGACGAGCAGTTGATCGAGACGATGCGCTTTTTCGCGCAGCGCATGAAGATCGTGGTCGAGCCGACGGGCTGCCTTGCCGCGGCCGCGGTGCTCAACGGCATCGTGCCGGTGAAGGGCAAGCGCGTAGGCGTGGTGGTCAGCGGCGGCAACGTCGATCTGGCGAAGCTGGCGCAGTATCTCGCCTGATACGTCGCTTGGTACGTGCTTGCTACGTGCTTGTTACGTATTACGCTGCGATTTTGGAATGACGGAAGACGGCTCGTCGACGCGAGCCGTTTTTTTAGCTCGCTGCGTGCGCGGTCTGCACGATCAGATCGCGATACCCGTTGACGATCACGCTATACGAGAAGTACGCGAACAGCAGCGCCGACAGCACGTGACAGGCGCGCAGCAGACCGGTGCCGGCGCGTTTGCGTCCGTGGCTGCCGAGTCCGCAGATAAAGATCGTCCAGCACAGGCCGCCGAGAAAGAAGCCGCCGAGGAACACCGGCGCAGTGCTCACGCTGGCCGCACCCGCTTTCGCGATCAGCGCACCGCCGACTGCCGCGAACCACAGAATCGCGGACGGCGACGACACCGCCAGCAACACGCCGCGCAGAAAACCGCGCCAAGCGGACAGATGCGGCGCATTCGGGTCCGCTTCGCCTGCAACCGGCGGCGCCGATGCCGGGAACATCGCTTCGCGCGCCATCTTCCAGGTGAGAAACAGCAGAATCGCCGCACCGCCGATCCACACGACCCAGCGGACCGATTCGAACTGCAACAGCGCCGCCATGCCCGCGAGCGCGAGTGCTGCGTAAATCAGATCGCCGATGCAGGAACCGAGACCCAGCCAGAAGCCTGGTTTGAAGCCATGCGAGAGCGTCAGCGAAATCATCGCGACGTTGACGAGACCGATATCCAGGCACAACGACAACGACAGAAAAAAGCCATCCGACATCATTGAAAAGGCATGCATCCGCGCAACTGCTCCATCAGTTTTGTTATTCAGACTTGTTCTGTTTTGCAGGCTCGCGTTACAGACCCAACTCGTTCCAAAGCGTGTCGATGCGCTGTTTGACCGCGTCGTCCATCACAATCGGGCGGCCCCATTCGCGATCGGTCTCGCCGGGCCATTTGTTGGTCGCGTCGAGTCCCATCTTCGAACCGAGCCCCGCCACCGGCGACGCGAAATCCAGATAGTCGATCGGCGTGCGGTCGACCAGCACGGTGTCGCGCGCCGGATCGATGCGCGTGGTGATCGCCCAGATCACTTCCTTCCAGTCGCGAATGTTCACGTCCTCGTCAACCACGACGATGAACTTCGTGTACATGAATTGCCGCAGGAAGCTCCACACGCCAAACATCACCCGTTTGGCGTGGCCTGGGTAGCTCTTCTTCATCTGCACGATCGCCATCCGGTAGCTGCATCCTTCAGGCGGCAGGTAAAAATCGGTGATCTCGGTGAACTGCTTCTGCAACAGTGGCACGAACACTTCGTTGAGCGCGACGCCGAGCACGGCGGGTTCATCGGGCGGCTTGCCGGTATAGGTGGAGTGATAGATCGCGTCGCGCCGCATCGTGATGCGCTCGACCGTGAAGACGGGGAACCACTCCTGCTCGTTGTAATACCCGGTGTGGTCGCCATACGGACCTTCCAGCGCGTGTTCGTACCCGGCCGAGGCACCCTTGGACGGACGCGGCGGCGCGCCGGACGGGACAGGCGAGGGCGCGCCTTCCTGAGGATAGATGAAGCCTTCGAGCACGATCTCGGCGCGCGCCGGCACCTGCAAAGTGTCGACACCCGGCGTAATGCACCTGGCGAGCTCGGTGCGCCCGCCGCGCAGCAGTCCGGCGAACTGGTATTCGGACAGCGTGTCGGGCACCGGTGTGACCGCGCCGAGGATGGTTGCCGGATCGGCGCCGAGCACCACGGCCACGGGATACGGTTTGCCCGGATTCTGCAGCGCGAATTCGCGGAAATCGAGCGCGCCGCCGCGATGGGCGAGCCACCGCATGATCAATTTGTTACGGCCGATCAGTTGCTGGCGGTAGATGCCTAAGTTTTGGCGGCTCTTATTTGGACCCTTTGTGACGGTCAGACCCCATGTGATCAGCGGTCCCGCATCGCCCGGCCAGCAGGTCTGAATCGGCAGCTTCGCGAGGTCGACATTGTTGCCCTCCCAGACGATTTCCTGGCAGGGCGGCGCGCTCACTGTTTTCGGCGCCATGTCCCAAACAGCCTTCGCAAGCGAAAACAGTTTGCCGGCGTCCTTGAGCCCCTTGGGCGGCTCCGGTTCCTTGAGTGCCGACAGCAGGCGTCCGACGTCGCGCAACGACTCCAGCGCGGCGCCATCCCCTTCACCGGCTTGTGCGTCGACACCCATGCCGAGCGCGACGCGGCGCGGCGTGCCGAACAGGTTGCCGAGCACCGGGAACGCATGCTCCCGCTTGCTCTCAAACAGCAAAGCTGGACCGCCGGCGCGTAGCACGCGATCGCACAGCTCGGTCATTTCCAGGATTGGCGAGACGTTTTGCGGGATACGGCGCAGTTCCCCGATCGTTTCGAGACGGCCGACGAAGTCGCGCAGGTCTTTGTATTTCATCTGGTCCGGTTCAGTGCCGCGCGAGCGGCTGGAATGAAGGGCGCAGCAGGTCTTTGCAACGCCAAAACGATTGTCGATTTTACCTGTGTTGACTGGGGCACGTAGATCAGCCAAATGATCCAACTTGCGGGCACTAATCGAGATAGCCGAAGAGGCGCGCACGGCGCGGTTTTCCGCGCGCTGAACACTGTTCATTATTACAATTAGTTATACATTTGCATATCTATAGTGTTGACGATCTATAAAACCCTGCATAGAATCCGTCCACATTGGTTGCAGGGCGTGAACCTTTTTACCACCGCCCCCGGTCCCTTCAGACGCAACGCGTCACCGTTTACCGCCCCCCTGCACGGTATTTGACGGTCTTATTGAAGTCCTCGCCAGCGCCTGTTGACGCTGGTTTTTCGCGTGGGAGCCTCCGCCTGCATGTTTTTTTGGCATGCCGCGGTCTCTTTGCAAGATGGCTCCCCACAAACGGTATTTGCCGTTTTCCCGACGTCGCAGCTGCCCTAACCAGACAGAGCGCGCGACGTCTTGACTCTGCGAATGTGCGTTACCGCCTGTTCAACTGGCGGAGTTCGCGGATCATGCAACATGGGAGATCTGAATGAACGCCTGGTTATCGTGGCGTCCCGATGAGCGTATCGCGCAAGTTGTGCGTGGTGCGTTGCGTCGAGGGACGCGAATGAGTCATCACCTGTTCAGCATCGTCGGCGGTTTCGCTGTCGTGCTGGCACTCGCGCTGTGGCTGATGCCGGCCTGGCGCGGAACACTCGCCGCCAAGTTGATGCCGGTCATTTCGGCCGCTGTGCAAGCCGGTCCCGCCCGCCTGCTGCAGGGCAACCCGCTGCCGGCGTTCGGGCCGCCCGGCGGCGCGTCCTCTGAAGACTCGCTGTCCGCGAATTCGACCAGCAACGACGCCGCTAGCGGCTCGAACAACGGCAACAATGGCGTGACCGCCAGCAACACCAGCTTCGACGGCGCTTTCGACGGTAACGGCACGGCCGGTATGGGCGTGGCGGCGCTGAACGGGCTCGACCCGCGTACCATGCACAGCGTCAGCGCGCTGGCGCGGCTGATTCCGCAGCAACGCGTCTCGGCCGACGCACGCGACGATCGCGCGCTGGTTTCGACCCGCGAGCAGGATCTGGTCTCGTCGTACTTGGCGCGGCGCTATCGCGTCGCTCAGGAACCGGTCGGCGAGCTCGTGAAAGCGGCGTTCGACACTGGCCGCGAAGTCGGTCTCGATCCGCTCCTGCTGCTCTCCGTGATGGCGATCGAATCGGGCTTCAACCCGTACGCCGAGAGCGGCGTGGGCGCGCAGGGCCTGATGCAGGTGATGTCCAAGGTGCATTCGGACAAATTCCAGTATTTCGGTGGCCAGCGTGCGGCGCTCGAACCGGTCGCGAACATCAAGGTGGGCGCGCTGGTGCTGAAGGATTGCATCGCACGCGGCGGTTCGCTGCCTGGCGGCTTGCGTCTGTACGTCGGTTCGACCTCGCCGGACGACGGCGGTTACGGCGCCAAGGTCATGGCCGAGCGTGGCCGTCTGCGCGATGTGGCGCGTGGCCGCAAAGTGCCGGTCAACGCTCCGCAGGCGCCGGCTCTGACCGCGTCGACCACGACCACGGCTACCGCAGCGGGTAACGGCAAGCGCGTGCAGGTAACGCTCGATAATAGTCATCCGTTGAGCGCGGCAGCACCGGTGAAGGCGCCAGTTCCGGAGCAGGACGACGCTAGCTCCAACGCTGCCAAGCATGTGGCGTCGGCTTCGGAGTTGGGCGCCTGAGGTTGCCGGCCCCGGTTGGCGTGGCGCGAGAGGCGGCTCCAATAAGAAAAAGGACACCCGAGATGGTGTCCTTTTTTCGTTTGGCGCTGCGCCGCGCGGCAGTCAGTCTCATCAGACCTTGCTGTGCCGTTCCATGCCTTCGATCAATGCCGCCCGAACAGCTTTGCCAATCGCTCGACCGCTTCTTCCAGCTTCGGATAGGCGGTCGCATACGAGAGCCGGATGTACTCCTTCGGCGCATGCGTGCCGAAGTCCATACCCGGGACCAGCACCACGCCCGCATCGTGCAACATTGCCTTGGTCAGCGCTGCGCTGTCGCCGGCTGCCGGATGCGCGACCGTGCCGCAATCGGCGTACACGTAGAACGCGCCGTCAGGCATGACCGGCACCGAGAAGCCCAGCGATTCCAGCGCCGGTGCAATGAAGTCACGGCGGCGTTTGAATTCGAGGCGGCGCGCTTCGTAGATCGCGATCGTTTCCGGTTCAAAGCAGGCCAGCGCCGCGTGCTGCGCGAGCGCCGACGCGCAGATGAACAGATTCTGCGCGAGCTTTTCGAATGCGCCGACCATCGCCGGCGGCACCACCAGCCAGCCCAAACGCCAGCCAGTCATGTTGAAGTACTTCGAGAAGCTGTTGACGGTGATGACGTCGTCGCCGAAGGAGAGCGCCGAGACGGGTTTTGCGTCGTAGCTCAGGCCCTGGTAGATTTCATCGACGATCGTAAAACCGCCGCGTGCGCGTACGGCCTTGACGATGCGCTCGAGTTCGGCCGGTTCGATCGACGTGCCGGTGGGGTTCGACGGCGACGCCAGTAGCACGCCGCGCGTGCGTTCGTTCCACAGACGCTCGACATCGGCGGCGGTCAGTTGGAAACGTTCGGCCGGGCCGCTCGGCACCATGACCGGCTTGCCTTCGGCGGCGATCACGAAATGCCGGTTGCACGGATAGCACGGGTCGGGCATCAGCACTTCGTCGTCGCGGTCGACCAGTGCCGCGCACGCTAACAGCAACGCAGCGGACGCGCCCGCCGTGACGACGATCCGCGCCGGATCGACGCTGACGCCGTAGGCCTCGGCGTAATGCGCCGAAATCGCCTCGCGCAGCGCGTGCAGGCCGAGTGCATTGGTGTATTGCGTGACGCCGCGGCGCAGCGCGCTGGCGGCGGCCTCGATGACCGGCTCAGGGGCGGTGAAATCGGGTTCGCCGATTCCCATGTGAATGATGTCGCGCCCATCGCGCTCCAGCAGCGCGGCTTCCTTGGCCAGTTCCATCACGTAGAAAGGCTGGATGGCGTCGACGCGGGCAGCAAGCCGCACCAAGGGTTCGGTCACGGAGTTCATACGATCCAATCCAATTCAGAAGCTAAGGCGGGACGGCGCCGCGCGCATGCGTTCATGCGCGCAGCGGCGTCCTTGCGAACGGTCGAGCGGTTCAGTTGCCGGCGGT is a window of Paraburkholderia sp. IMGN_8 DNA encoding:
- a CDS encoding threo-3-hydroxy-L-aspartate ammonia-lyase, which codes for MQVLPAPTFDDVLDAAARLAGVAHRTPVLTSSTFNERTGASVFFKCENFQRMGAFKFRGAYNAISHFDATQRAAGVLTYSSGNHAQAIALSARLAGIRATIIMPHDAPAAKVAATKGYGGEVISYNRYTENREEIGRRLAEERGMTLIPPYDHPHVIAGQGTAVKELIEETGPLDMLFVCLGGGGLIGGSALSAAALSPACTVIGVEPEAGNDGQQSLARGEVVHIDAPRTIADGAASTHLGDYTFAIIRKLVAQIETVSDEQLIETMRFFAQRMKIVVEPTGCLAAAAVLNGIVPVKGKRVGVVVSGGNVDLAKLAQYLA
- a CDS encoding pyridoxal phosphate-dependent aminotransferase, coding for MNSVTEPLVRLAARVDAIQPFYVMELAKEAALLERDGRDIIHMGIGEPDFTAPEPVIEAAASALRRGVTQYTNALGLHALREAISAHYAEAYGVSVDPARIVVTAGASAALLLACAALVDRDDEVLMPDPCYPCNRHFVIAAEGKPVMVPSGPAERFQLTAADVERLWNERTRGVLLASPSNPTGTSIEPAELERIVKAVRARGGFTIVDEIYQGLSYDAKPVSALSFGDDVITVNSFSKYFNMTGWRLGWLVVPPAMVGAFEKLAQNLFICASALAQHAALACFEPETIAIYEARRLEFKRRRDFIAPALESLGFSVPVMPDGAFYVYADCGTVAHPAAGDSAALTKAMLHDAGVVLVPGMDFGTHAPKEYIRLSYATAYPKLEEAVERLAKLFGRH
- a CDS encoding transglycosylase SLT domain-containing protein — protein: MNAWLSWRPDERIAQVVRGALRRGTRMSHHLFSIVGGFAVVLALALWLMPAWRGTLAAKLMPVISAAVQAGPARLLQGNPLPAFGPPGGASSEDSLSANSTSNDAASGSNNGNNGVTASNTSFDGAFDGNGTAGMGVAALNGLDPRTMHSVSALARLIPQQRVSADARDDRALVSTREQDLVSSYLARRYRVAQEPVGELVKAAFDTGREVGLDPLLLLSVMAIESGFNPYAESGVGAQGLMQVMSKVHSDKFQYFGGQRAALEPVANIKVGALVLKDCIARGGSLPGGLRLYVGSTSPDDGGYGAKVMAERGRLRDVARGRKVPVNAPQAPALTASTTTTATAAGNGKRVQVTLDNSHPLSAAAPVKAPVPEQDDASSNAAKHVASASELGA
- a CDS encoding LysE family transporter; translated protein: MHAFSMMSDGFFLSLSLCLDIGLVNVAMISLTLSHGFKPGFWLGLGSCIGDLIYAALALAGMAALLQFESVRWVVWIGGAAILLFLTWKMAREAMFPASAPPVAGEADPNAPHLSAWRGFLRGVLLAVSSPSAILWFAAVGGALIAKAGAASVSTAPVFLGGFFLGGLCWTIFICGLGSHGRKRAGTGLLRACHVLSALLFAYFSYSVIVNGYRDLIVQTAHAAS
- a CDS encoding UbiD family decarboxylase — translated: MKYKDLRDFVGRLETIGELRRIPQNVSPILEMTELCDRVLRAGGPALLFESKREHAFPVLGNLFGTPRRVALGMGVDAQAGEGDGAALESLRDVGRLLSALKEPEPPKGLKDAGKLFSLAKAVWDMAPKTVSAPPCQEIVWEGNNVDLAKLPIQTCWPGDAGPLITWGLTVTKGPNKSRQNLGIYRQQLIGRNKLIMRWLAHRGGALDFREFALQNPGKPYPVAVVLGADPATILGAVTPVPDTLSEYQFAGLLRGGRTELARCITPGVDTLQVPARAEIVLEGFIYPQEGAPSPVPSGAPPRPSKGASAGYEHALEGPYGDHTGYYNEQEWFPVFTVERITMRRDAIYHSTYTGKPPDEPAVLGVALNEVFVPLLQKQFTEITDFYLPPEGCSYRMAIVQMKKSYPGHAKRVMFGVWSFLRQFMYTKFIVVVDEDVNIRDWKEVIWAITTRIDPARDTVLVDRTPIDYLDFASPVAGLGSKMGLDATNKWPGETDREWGRPIVMDDAVKQRIDTLWNELGL